The sequence gtaactaagcccgcgtgccacaactactgaacccgcatgccacaactaactgaggcccacgtgcctagagcccatgctactcaacaagaaaagccactgcaatgagaagccggcgcacctcaacaaagagtagcccccgctcgacgcaactagagaaagctcacgcgcagcaacgaagatccaacagatccaaaattaaataaataaaacattttaaaaggtaagTAATGACACTAGTCATCAATACATTTTGAACACATGGCCGAAGGATTCAACCACAGTGAGTGTCCCAGCTGAAGCTTTGGAAAATCAGGGCCAATACCCTGAAGGTTCAAAACCAATGGTTGTCACATTCTGCCTAAAGGAGATGCGCTGAGAGAACGGAAGAGGTTAGGATCCCCTTTCCAGGTCACCCCAGCAGCTGACCTCACTCCATCAGGAGcgccagcccctcccctcagcGGCGATGCTGGGCTGGCTGTGGGGACGCCTTTGTTTTTCTATCTCACTTAGGAAAAGTACGTATCAGAATTCACACTGAACAGTTTAAATGGTTTCGGAGCCCTCACCAGGCGTCGGAGGAGTTCTTATTCAAGACAACCATAATTATGCAGCTGAAAGGGCCGAGCCATGTTGCACCGGGTTGGGATGGGCTTGGGACTCTGTACCCAGGttctaaccactgagccaccgtcGCTATGCTTCCAGTCTCCAGCTTCAAAGTGGGGTCCCCCGGTCCTCAGCACGATCTGGAGGCAGCTGATGCCGTGGTGCTAGAAGGATGGGAGGAAACTCACATTCAAATGTTCTCAATCCTTACtactcagaaaattttaaagttttatagcTACAAGTAATGTGTTCAgcattaaaacaatttaaaatacagaagagagtgagttccctggcagtacagGGCTTAAGAacccacacttccactgcagggcacaGGGGCccaatccctggatggggaactaagatcccgcgagtggtgtgtggccaaaaaaaaaaaaaagaaagaaagaaagaaagaaaaagaagaaagagaaaatacaaagaagaaaaaaaaatttttttatatatgtataaaattatacatatatcttttccatatatgtataatttttctttatgcatGTGTGTAATTATATTTCCAGGAAGTTGAGCCATACTGTATTATTGCTTCATAATAATGCATAATAAttattgtttcattgtttttttttactcaatGAATATTGTAAACATCTTTCCAAAAATATAATTCTagtcaccatttaaaaaaactgcAAAGTATTGCATTATATAGGTCAgtttttctcaacttttttttcctatgactGTCACCCAAAGGAACCTTTTTAGACAATTTTTTCCCTAATTCTCCCCCATGTGAAATGTTAATAGCATAGGTATACTGTATATCTTTTTAGGTACCGTGGCCAAAAACCATTGTAATAGCCTAGATGTATTCACTCTTCTCCCCACAGTCAAGAACCAATTTTGCCCCCATGGGAGGCTATATTGACCCCAGTGACAATGCATGATAAAGTtgtactataatttattcaaTACACCattagacatttaagttgtttttaaaatttacctatttCACGCTGTGATGAACATTCTTACAAATTTAAATCTGTGCAAAAGTAGATGTGGAATGTATGGGTCCAAGGTAATGCGTATTTTTAAGATCTTGAATATACATTGCCAGTAGCCCTCTAGTGTACCGATTTACAATGGGCATGGCACTTCCCTGCATTCTTTCCAGCTCTATCATGACTCTTTTTAGTGGTCATTACTTTTTTGTGTCAGAGCCACGTGGCTTGTTGGATCTTTGttccctagttgtggtgtgcaggcttagctgccccgtggcttgggggatcttagttccctgaccagggatcaaaccctcatcccctgcattggaaggtggattctttaccactggaccgccagggatgtcCCGAGGTCATCAATTTTAAGACACACCATGTTTTATGTACCACTTATAAAAAAATTTCGCCAATTAAACTAGGATGCGCCACTGGTTCTTAAGGCACATCCCTATTTTGAGAggttaaactgaaaaaaatgtgcTTTAGAATTGGTGAAAAAGATAATGAATAAATGTGCTTCATCTCTGTATAGGAAAGGGCTTGCTAAGCTTAAAGACAAACTCAAAGTATCCAGGGCTTTGACTTCACCAAAATGAAAAACCTCTGTATgtctaaacattaaaaacaacaacaattaaaaggtaatcaaacagaaaaatatttggggCAATTATGGCCAAGGTAATAGTCTTAATAAAGACCAAAAGAGCACTGGAGAAAGAAGCTGAACTGACAATTTATATGAGGAAATCAGCATtaattgtatataatttattctattttactaATAATCAAACATGCAAATTAGAGATACGGTTTTTCTCAGTATTAAATTAGCAAAGattagaggaaaggaaaatttcaATGCCAGCAAAACAAAGGGATACGGAACCCTCACCTGCTGCTGAAGAGTGCTGTCAAGTGCGATAACCTTTTACTATAAGTAGCCCTAAAAATATTCAGATTCTTTCATTGAATAATTTTACTCCTAGAAATCTATCCTGAGGAAATGATCTAATATTCTATGATGATTATACATTACATCTACTTATTATGGAAGAAAATCCTAGAaaactttaggaaaaataaacatcttagggatttccctggaggtccggtggttaggactccgcactttcactgctgagggcacgggttcgatccctggtcagggaactaagatcccacaagccaggctgccaaaaaacaaacaaacaaatcttagAAGTGTAGCCGTGTTGTTAAAGGGCGAAAACATGATATACTGTGTatctttttaggttttttttggccacgcagcttgcgggatcttagttccaggaccagggattcaacccaggccacggcagtgaaagcgctaaGTCCTTTCACAAGGGAATTCCCGAAAACATGACTTTATAATGCACTACCAGGGGGGATCAAGGTTTTTCCCTCATCTAATCAGAAACTAGTGTtcttaggtcattttttttttgccctcaCCCTGCAGTTTCCAGAatcctagttccctgaacagggatggaacccaggccctcggtccagtcccaaccactggaccgccaggcaacgCCCTTCTTAGGTCATTTAATTAGACCAGAGCTCTTAAATGCTGTAACCTATTAAGAAACCTTGAGAGATATCTTTGTGATGTCCTGGAGAGATAGCACCCAAGAGCAaaaactgtttttgcttttgaatcACTCAGAGATAGACCTTCAATCTGGAAGACTTGGGAATCCCACATCTTGGTGACTTCAGCCAAAATGCCCTCTATTTCCTCTAGCTCTTTTTGCAATTGAGGGCAAGGAGCATCATTCACCATGATTGTCCCGTCTGAGTCCCCTTCACACCCAGCAACAGAGTTTTCCTTTTCAAACAGGTCCTATTGCGCCCTGCTGAAGACCTGCCAAAGCCTTCTCGTGTGCTTGGAGTTATCACCCTTGCCAAGGCCTAAATGGCCTTTCAGGATCGGGCCTCACCTACCTGTGGGACCTTATCTTGGATCATCTTctccctgttccattgatgtccTCTCCAGTTTTCTCAAACCTGTTAAAACCGGATACGACTTCCAGACCATTGTAGGGACGAAAACGTGCTTTACTTGCATCTTCCCATGGTGGCACTCAGAGAGGCCTTCGCTGTGGTACCCCTGTGTTTATTGCATGTGTCCACCAGGCCGAGGTGGGGAGGACAGCCGGCATCAGACAAGGGGAGGACTGGAAGGCTACGGGAACGGTCCCAGTTTCCGCAGTGCTGCCGGAAATCACGAACATCCCTAGTCTCGGGCCATATGCGCACATGGGGTGACCCTGGAATCTTGCCGAACTGAAGGCCTCCACCTGGAGAATGGACATAACGGTATCTACTTAACTTTGGGAGAATTAAGGGGGAACCTGCTCGGGAGAGCGAAGTCCGGCGTGCACCGGCGGCTTACCCTACGCTCACGAGGCGCGACGAGACGCGCATCCGGCGCCCCCCTCTCGTGCGAGCGCCCAGCCGGCCGACCCCGGGGCGAGGCAGCTGGGGTCGCAGGGTGGGAGTTCGTTAGGGCAAAAGCGGGGTACGGGACTGGGGTCCGGGCCCCAGGCCCAACGGCGGCAGGTAGGGGGTTAGTGGCGGCACGAAAGACTTGGACATGCTCCCGGCGCCGCGGGGGTGGCTTCGGGTGCAGGAAGTATGCAGTCCCGCAGCCCCCAGTTTGTCACGGGATGGCTCTAAGGGAGAAAAGGAGTATAGGcggcgggagggaggggagcaCTTGTACTTTCAGGTCTGCTAGGACTGCGGATAATAGGCTAGGGACACCTCCTCACAACCCAGAGCCTGGTACTGTTCCCGTAAGGAACTAACTGCcgccacacccctcccccttctgGCGGGTAAGTCGAGCGAACGGTTTGAAGGAAGACGCATGCGCGTGAAACTCAAACCGCTAAGGCTCGAATAATCGCGGTAAGGCGCAGGCGCAAAAAAGCCCGGCGGGTTTAAGGAGGTGGGCGGGGCTGACCCAAATACGCATGCGTGTAATAATTTACTGGCGGGAGGTGGGCCGGCTTATAGTATTACGCATGCGCTCGAGCTCTGTGTGACGCAAGGGGGCGGTGCGGGAACCTAGCTGCGCGTGCGCAGAGCTTGTTCAAAGGGCCTTATTTAGGTTGCGCAGGCGCCCGCTAGCCATTTCGTCTCAGCCGCGCCGAAGTTGTGTGTGCAGGTGAGTGTTTGGTGTTCCGTATTTACCACCTAGCGGCCCCCGACGATGCCAGTTTTGCGAGGATTTCTTGTCCCAAGGTCTCTGTAGAGGCTGCGGGGGCTTTAGCAAGGTGCGGGCTACCGTTAGACACCAGGAATGGTTCGCCGAGTCGTGGCAGGGCCGCTGAGGCCTGCAGGCCGCGCCGACTCTATTGTGTGAGATGTCGGAGGAGGCGGAGCGGAAGCGGCCGCCGCCATTTCCTTGCCTCCACGCTGGCGCTAGGCCGGGTGCCCCTCGGCTTGGGGCACTGGTACCTGGTGCGCAGAGCGGCCTCGGGGACCCGGCCGCTGGCCAACTGGGCGTTCGGTGTTGCAGTCGCCTGGGTCGGAACGTCCGCACGGGCTCGACCTTTATGGAGGCGCCGCGGGCCGGCAGGGCGTTTCGAGATCAGAGAActgtttaattttaacatttttcaggtCTGACCCTCATCCTCATCTTGCAGGCTGTTTCGACGCCAGGACCCCCTAAGAGACGATGATGTTGGGCACCGAAGGCGGCGAGGGATTCGTGGTGAAGGTCCGGGGCTTGCCTTGGTCTTGCTCGGCCGACGAAGTGCAGCGGTTTTTTTCTGGTGAGTCTGAAGCGGAGGCGGGAGTTCAGCCCGGGCTGCAGGGCGGgcggggaggcggcggcggcggcggcggggtggggggtgggggggggcagagCCCAGGGCGCCCCCTGGTGGGGCGCGGGCGGCAGCGGTTCCCGCTGTCCTGCTCGCGCCCGGCCGGCCGCTGTTACGCAATGGAAATTGCGAAAGCCCCACCCGCCCGGCCCTCTTGGGGGAATGCGGCCTCTCtggcggatttttttttttttttcattaagtatTAGTCATTCTGTGGATGTCTTTTAGAAAGGATAAATGAGGATAGATGGGGTTTCCCTTTCAACCTTGAGAACTTTGCCCAGCAGCTGAACAAATATAACACCTTTCCAGTTTTGGCGTTTATTTGAAAAGGGGCATTCTGCTTTGGAAAGATAAAATGTCGTTTCTTAATTTCAGACAATTTTCCTAATCAAGATTTTGTAACTGAAGAGCTCTTTCTCATAGTTCTTGATCTGGCTCACTTTACAGTTGAGGACACTGAAGCCCAGGAAAGTTTTCTTGCCTATGTAGTTTTTTCCCCAGTATGTAGGTTTCCTGAATAACGTCTGCCAAATGTCCTTGCTCTCATTATTAGCATAAGATGAGATTGAAAGATATATTTGGGAGAAATTTACAGGTTTTGGAAGGATACTGTAGTATTGACTTACTATCTGAATTTAGTGTGTAACGGAAAACGACCTGTAAAACAAGAACCAAGTACACTGGAAGCCACCTTGCAGTGGGCAAGACTGGGTTTGGCTTCAGCTGTGCAACTTGGAGCATTTTAGCTTGGTAACATTGATCCCCTTTCAGGTGAGTATTGGCCCTGCAATTCGGATACGAGCAAGAAATTGTAATGTTGCTGCTAGTAAGGTAAAACTGTCAAATACCCTAAATCAAAACTCCAAACCACGTTTATTCAGAAAATGCCATAAAATGACAAGGTCCAGATGTAAAAGTTTACTGAGGAGTTATAAAAAGGATGTTTAATGGACACTTGAATAGTGAGGACTTGGAGATAACTTTATTAAGACAGTGCTTTGAGTATTGGATTTTCTTGATGGATTGGGAATATATTTAGGGAATAAGAAAGTTTGGTCATAAGAGGAAAACTGCTTAATTACTGAAAGAGACACCCTAGGAGTTAGTAATACCTTGCTCATTTTAGGCTTTGCAAATGCTCTGCTTTGTAGTGGGGGTGTGTATAGGCATTTCATCACCCAGAGGtggtttttagttttaaattctgTATTAACAGTTGTTTTCTTTCCAGACTGCAAAATTCAAAATGGGGCTCAAGGTATTCGTTTCATCTACACCAGAGAAGGCAGACCGAGTGGCGAGGCTTTTGTTGAACTTGAATCAGAAGATGAAGTCAAATTGGCCctgaaaaaagacagagaaactatGGGACACAGATATGTTGAAGGTTTGATTTACATTGCCCTAGTAAcagtaaataaaacattaaacaaatagaAATCTATCTTACCCCTTCTGAATTTTAGGTATTTGACCGCATGGAAATGGTCATCTAAGAGTTTATGGCAGCTCTACCTAGATTATCTAAAGACCCAGGAAGTCTGAACTTGGTTTTCTAACTTTCCAAAGTTGACTAATTCTAAGCACCTCTTTCAGTATTCAAGTCAAACAACGTTGAAATGGATTGGGTGTTGAAGCATACTGGTCCAAATAGTCCTGACACGGCCAATGATGGCTTTGTACGGCTTAGAGGACTCCCCTTTGGATGTAGCAAGGAAGAAATTGTTCAGTTCTTCTCAGGTATGTAGTCCTGTTTGTTGCTGAGCAGTGAGTTCTGGCTAGCCTCTGGCAACATGTGATTGAATAGACCTTAAGTTGAGTAGCTTAGATATTTAAACAGGTTGTGAGTATATGCAGatgaattaatgttttctttttcctggagaCCTTCAAATAATTTAAGCCCATCTTAAAGGTGGATTAATTAAGTACTTTCAAAATGCTAACTGCCTATATTTAGTATTGTAGTTCAGAGTAGATCTTTGAGGATTGTCCTCAACAACTTAACTACTTTCCTCACATTGCTGTACAGCTAAGTACTTCAAGTTAAAGGTAAGATCCCTTAACATTAGATTAGTATGTTAGGTTGTTGTAATTTATGGCAAGTGTCTATATTGTAAGAGACACTGGGTCATGGGACCAGAAATTCTCTAATGATCTcattctgtttattaaaaaaaacttaaggaAACAATTGGTTTAGCCAGGGAATTAAACTTACTGAAAGTCAATCTAATATAAGTGTAGGTTGAATGTAGTCTTTGTATCTGAAGTACAGAAAGTGTTTTGAAATTGTTTTGGGCCTAAAGTATTTGAATGTTTAGCAGAATGTTagagcatatattttaaatactgttgCTTAATATTCATGTTGTGATAAACTGGAATTAAGAACAAGAAATCCTTTCATGGTTTAGTGTAGTATGTGTTAAAATCTTGACTTAACTAGATACATATCAAGTCCTAATATTTTGCCAGAATTTTTGCAATCAagtctgtttttattgtttttgtctaAATTGGTGAGAATTGAATGCTATCTGTCAACATCGTTAAATATGAACATAATTTCATATCTTCTAGGAAAGTGCTTTAAGTCCTTTTTGTAAGCTTGGGAATGTTTCCACGGAAAGGATTTTTCATAGACGGAATTTCCAGAAGTGAATCTTACTACTATTAGAGCATAAGAGTGCATGATTGTGCTGTGTTAGATCAGTTGTTTGTTGAAAGCTTAGATTGTATGTTTGTCAATTATATGACTAAACAATGTTTCAATTTgtatattaaatgtttaaatatgtaaTTTCTTGAAACTGAAGTTCCACTAACTTTAAAACATTGCAATATGAAATGAGGTGAAAGGTGTATCTTGAATTTAGTAAAACTGTTGTCTCTAATGCTTGAAAATTTGTTAAGTTCTTGTATAATTTTCAACATTAAGTTGCATAGATAAATAAGTATTCTTAATTGTTGAATTCTTAATGCATCCTGTGTTCAGCAGGTTTTTTCTTACATACCGTGTCATGGGGTGTGTTAAGAATTAATAGTTTGTTATAATGGAACTTCATATTACtgcaatgaatttttaaagagtaCTTGTTGAAAGCATACCGTTCACCTAAAGTTAAAATTCTGGTGTATTTAAAGCTATAAGAAGAATCATTTCTGGGCTTGTGATGTTAATATTGCCCCCCTACTGGGGTTATTTGTCCTTGGGTTGAAGGGTTGGAAATCGTGCCAAATGGGATAACATTGCCGGTGGACTTCCAGGGGAGGAGTACGGGGGAGGCCTTCGTGCAGTTTGCTTCACAGGAAATAGCTGAAAAGGCTCtaaagaaacacaaggaaagaaTAGGGCACAGGTGGGGATGGATGGTTGGTTGGATTTGTCACTTTTCTTATGGTAAACAATTAAATCCATATTCTCTCTGCTTAGAATCAAGGAAGAAAATCTGATTCCTAGTCCCAATTACTTGATGTTTTGCCACAATTTTCAAACTTCTCCTATGTCAAAGTTCCATAGTGCTTTCAGATTAAATTATAGGTTTTGAAATTGTCCCCAGTTAATTTGGTCTACTTTACAATTTTGTAGGATTCCTAATTAACCCCAGTTACTGGAGTTGAGAGActatggttttaaaaatgttaatgcaAACCTGGCTTTAGCTGTAATAACTCCACCTAGTAAATTAATATTACCATAAGAAAATGTGATACTTTCTGATCttgtttttaaagttgaaatGCAACAAACTTTCTTGCTGTATAAATGTTTTCTGCATATGTATTAATAAGCATAGCTTTCAAGAAATTGTCACAAAAGGTTTTATTCTCTTTGCTTGTGACTATTTTTCATTGAAGCATGCGCTTACCTATGCTGATTCCTACTAAAAGCATAGGCTGGGGTATTTATTGGCAGAAGGAAATGTGTAGTGTGGGCTAGACTGTTGGTGGAGGCTGGCTTTTTAGCTCACTTGCTATACATAATGCCAATGGATTTAAGACATGAAATGTTGAAAGTTGAGTGGAATTCTTTCCCTCCtaagacatttattttacagTACTCCTCTCTACCCCTAAGGTTGGGCTCTCTGCCTCAGAggagtgaattttttttctataaagtttACATTAAATCTTAAAATTGAGTGAATTTCTGGTCATTGCCTGTACAAATATAAGAAATCTGGCTTTAAATATTAGTCAGTTTCATGGCTATGACTACATTGTTTTCTGTGTAACTGAATACCTGTATGAAATGAACTAatgttttctctcccttccccactccctttcctctTGAACAATGCTTTAGGTATATCGAAATCTTTAAGAGCAGTCGAGCTGAAGTTAGAACTCACTATGATCCACCACGAAAACTTATGGCCATGCAGCGGCCAGGTCCCTATGACAGACCTGGGGCTGGCAGAGGGTATAACAGCATTGGAAGAGGAGCTGGCTTTGAAAGGATGAGGCGTGGTGCGTACGGTGGAGGTATGTGTGTTGCGCAGGTGTCACGAGGTCTGTTCTTTATGTGACTTATTTAGTGATTGTACTTCTTGCCTTTCAGGTTATGGAGGCTATGATGATTATAATGGCTATAATGATGGCTATGGATTTGGGTCAGATAGATTTGGAAGAGGTAAGGTAAGAATTGAATTTCTCATCTAGGGATACTTAACTCTTGTTCATTTAGACCTCAATTATTGTTTTTCAGGAATGTCAGATCACAGATACGGGGATGGTGGCTCTACTTTCCAGAGCACAACAGGACACTGTGTACACATGCGGGGATTACCTTACAGAGCTACTGAGAATGACATTTATAATGTAAGTGTAGGATAAATTCATAAGTTGTATATCTCAGTGTAACAGTAAAAACATGGTTCTTATTCTACTTAAGTGAAGCAGCATGTTAAAGTTTTGTTTCCTGTAACAATATTTGACTTGATTCTCTGAAATAccttatatttagtttttttcacCACTCAACCCTGTGAGAGTACATATTGAAATTGGTCCCGATGGCAGAGTAACTGGTGAAGCAGATGTCGAGTTTGCAACTCATGAAGATGCTGTGGCAGCTATGTCAAAAGACAAAGCAAATATGCGTAAGTGTGATTTAAGGATCTTCAGGTCTCTTATAGGTAGTTGTGTGACTGATTACGATAAAGGAATAGTAAGGATGAGAAAAATTTGTAATCCAATAATAGGGTTCTACGGGATGTTTAAAAAGTGTGTGGGTTTTTGAAGTTAGTATGATTAAAAaatttgtgataagaacactgaCTAAGGTATATGCTTAACTGACAAAGCAATTTAGGTGAATGTTTAATACTGCTTTTTGAAACTTGCATAAAGTAAATCACCTGAGAGAAGcagctagaattttttttttttactaaaagtaTTTATAGTTCACAGATCTACTTAAAAGAACTAAAAgtgcttatctttttctttcaccaacaaacattttcaactttttttttctcatttcagaacACAGATATGTAGAACTCTTCTTGAATTCTACAGCAGGAGCAAGCGGTGGTGCTTACGGTAGCCAAATGCTAGGAGGCATGGGTTTGTGTAAATATCACTTTAGTGTCTTTTTTTAAGCTAACCTTGTATGCCTTTTCTCTCATTTCAGAACACAGATATGTAGAACTCTTCTTGAATTCTACAGCAGGAGCAAGCGGTGGTGCTTATGGTAGCCAAATGATGGGAGGCATGGGCTTGTGTAAATATcgttagtttttttaaaaaccaaaacgtTTATATCTGTATAAGTCAATTAtataagttaatatatataagGAGTTAAGCATAATTTAGGCAAAGAAAAGTATAGATTTGAATAGTATGTGTGCCTTAAATTGTTACATAAAACTGTTAGATAACAAATTAGTTTGAAGTACTTTTGGGGGAGGGGACTACAGAAAGAAACTAATTGAATTGTCTATAAGTATGAAGTATAAATCTAAAAGTAATATTTAGCAAAAAGCATAGGATCAAAATAAATTTTGGGGCATAATCAGGTGTTTAGTGATACCTGTGTATTGACCTACCCTTAATATATATCGAATTATGGGGGAAAATCCCACTAAATCCAGTTAAACATTTTCATAAGGTCTTGTCAAAATGCCTCTACTTACGGAAACGTGGATTCAGTCCTGCTGATGTGTATGCTGTTGGCCTTGTGGTTTATAAGTGTTTGACTAGCTCAAATGATGGATAGAAAGGTAGTCTGGTCATAGACAGTAGGCAGAAGGAGGGCACAGAGGGTTATATATAGTGATGTAAGATCAAGACTGGAAAATAATAGATTAGAATTACAAGCCCGGTACCACCAGGTACCACATTACATAAGGAACAAGGTTCTAATGTTCTCTTAACTTAACAGCAAACCAGTCCAGTTATGGCGGCCCAGCCAGCCAGCAGCTGAGTGGTGGTTATGGAGGCGGCTATGGTGGCCAGAGCAGCATGAGTGGATATGGTAAGtgtgttttttaatatacttGAGTAAGTTTCAGGCAGGTTTCTTTAGTTGGGAATATTCAGGCTCCTTTTTGGTGAAGTTGGGTTATTAAATGTATGCTCTTGATCCTAATATAACTGTTCAAATAGCTTTAACTTTCAGAATCAATCATTGGGAGGGGGAAGTATTCTATGAATTCAAAATAGTCATTATTGCAACTTTGAATAATGTCGAGCCAGAAAACATCTGCCTCCGTttgttaaaacattaaataaaattgttcactttttctttttgttagcaATAAATCCATTTTAGATGGAGggagaattttaaataatagaatgGTGGTTGGGTTTAGGACCGTATTTACTAGTCAGTTAACCTAGGATtggttttattaattattttttcaattggTCTAAAGAATGGTGATTTTGGTATTATAGTCTTACCCTACAAAATCCTTTTGCAGACCAAGTTTTACAGGAAAACTCCAGTGATTTTCAATCAAACATTGCATAGGTAAATATTTTCTCgaaaagtataatttaaattcCCAATAGCAAATACTGATATGTTGTAGTAACACTTTCTATAGCAGTCAATGGCTCTGATTTAACTCCATGGAGGCTGCCATTTTGGGCACAGTGAGTTGCCTTTAGTCCAACTTCGTCGTCTCACTTCCTGCCCGCCATGAATAGGAAAAGCAAGAGATTGCCCCTGTGCTCCCTATTCATATATGCCATTCGATGGACACATTGTGAATGTttatggtaaatttttttttaaaatgctttgtttAGCTTTAAAAACAACATGAAGTAATTTTGCAATTTTTGAAAAACACTAGTTTTCCTTTAAACTTAATTTTCCACGTTGATCCTGAAGCATCCAATTAAATGGTAGCACAAGAGTCTGGCAAGTTGGTACTGCAGAGAAAAGGGGTTAATTGAGATTTGTTTGGAGTCGGGAGTCCCTTTTCCCAAACATGCTTCTCGCCACTTGGACAGCAGCCATTTGTACTCgtatactttttaaactttttcttggAATGCTGTATTTTAGTTGACTGATAATCTGATACTCATCCTGACTTGTCAAATTGATCTCTTTGCAGGCAGCCAAGGAACAGTGAACAGCAGCTACTACAGTAGTGGAAGCCGAGCATCTATGGGAGTGAACGGAATGGGAGGGATGTCTAGCATGTCCAGTATGAGTGGTGGATGGGGAATGTAATTGATCCTGATCACTGACTCTTGGTcaacattttttacaaaacttaAGTTTTAACAGTTTTGCAATACAAACTTGTGGTTTATGCTTACTCTTAAGTGGAAATCAGGATTGTTTTAAAGACTTAAGGTTCAGTATTTTTGAACACAAACATTCATTTAGGATGTAACTAGGTTGAGTAATCTGTTACTGTTAAATAATTTTCAGCTTTTCTCAAGTTAGTTATATTGTAGGATGTACTTAAGCAGTAGGTGTATTTAGGTTAAAGCAGTTGAATTATGTTAAATGTTGCTTACACCACATTACATTGAACACTGTTTGGATGCATTGTTGAAAGACATGCTTTTTTGTGAAACTCAATATAGGAGCTGTGTCTACAATTAAAAGTGAAACATTTGGCATGTTTGTTAATTCTAGTTTCATTTAATAACCTCTATGGCACGTAagtttaagctttttttttaagttaatgggGAAAATTTGAGACGCAATACCAATACTTTAGGATTTTGGTCTTGGTGTTTGTTTGAAATTCTGAGGCCTTGATTTAAATCTTTTCATTGTattgtgattttccttttaggTGTATTGCGCTAAGTGAA comes from Tursiops truncatus isolate mTurTru1 chromosome 3, mTurTru1.mat.Y, whole genome shotgun sequence and encodes:
- the HNRNPH1 gene encoding heterogeneous nuclear ribonucleoprotein H isoform X13, giving the protein MMLGTEGGEGFVVKVRGLPWSCSADEVQRFFSDCKIQNGAQGIRFIYTREGRPSGEAFVELESEDEVKLALKKDRETMGHRYVEVFKSNNVEMDWVLKHTGPNSPDTANDGFVRLRGLPFGCSKEEIVQFFSGLEIVPNGITLPVDFQGRSTGEAFVQFASQEIAEKALKKHKERIGHRYIEIFKSSRAEVRTHYDPPRKLMAMQRPGPYDRPGAGRGYNSIGRGAGFERMRRGAYGGGYGGYDDYNGYNDGYGFGSDRFGRDLNYCFSGMSDHRYGDGGSTFQSTTGHCVHMRGLPYRATENDIYNFFSPLNPVRVHIEIGPDGRVTGEADVEFATHEDAVAAMSKDKANMQHRYVELFLNSTAGASGGAYGSQMLGGMGLSNQSSYGGPASQQLSGGYGGGYGGQSSMSGYDQVLQENSSDFQSNIA
- the HNRNPH1 gene encoding heterogeneous nuclear ribonucleoprotein H isoform X3, translated to MMLGTEGGEGFVVKVRGLPWSCSADEVQRFFSDCKIQNGAQGIRFIYTREGRPSGEAFVELESEDEVKLALKKDRETMGHRYVEVFKSNNVEMDWVLKHTGPNSPDTANDGFVRLRGLPFGCSKEEIVQFFSGLEIVPNGITLPVDFQGRSTGEAFVQFASQEIAEKALKKHKERIGHRYIEIFKSSRAEVRTHYDPPRKLMAMQRPGPYDRPGAGRGYNSIGRGAGFERMRRGAYGGGYGGYDDYNGYNDGYGFGSDRFGRGMSDHRYGDGGSTFQSTTGHCVHMRGLPYRATENDIYNFFSPLNPVRVHIEIGPDGRVTGEADVEFATHEDAVAAMSKDKANMQHRYVELFLNSTAGASGGAYEHRYVELFLNSTAGASGGAYGSQMMGGMGLSNQSSYGGPASQQLSGGYGGGYGGQSSMSGYGSQGTVNSSYYSSGSRASMGVNGMGGMSSMSSMSGGWGM
- the HNRNPH1 gene encoding heterogeneous nuclear ribonucleoprotein H isoform X1, whose amino-acid sequence is MMLGTEGGEGFVVKVRGLPWSCSADEVQRFFSDCKIQNGAQGIRFIYTREGRPSGEAFVELESEDEVKLALKKDRETMGHRYVEVFKSNNVEMDWVLKHTGPNSPDTANDGFVRLRGLPFGCSKEEIVQFFSGLEIVPNGITLPVDFQGRSTGEAFVQFASQEIAEKALKKHKERIGHRYIEIFKSSRAEVRTHYDPPRKLMAMQRPGPYDRPGAGRGYNSIGRGAGFERMRRGAYGGGYGGYDDYNGYNDGYGFGSDRFGRDLNYCFSGMSDHRYGDGGSTFQSTTGHCVHMRGLPYRATENDIYNFFSPLNPVRVHIEIGPDGRVTGEADVEFATHEDAVAAMSKDKANMQHRYVELFLNSTAGASGGAYEHRYVELFLNSTAGASGGAYGSQMMGGMGLSNQSSYGGPASQQLSGGYGGGYGGQSSMSGYGSQGTVNSSYYSSGSRASMGVNGMGGMSSMSSMSGGWGM
- the HNRNPH1 gene encoding heterogeneous nuclear ribonucleoprotein H isoform X9, whose protein sequence is MMLGTEGGEGFVVKVRGLPWSCSADEVQRFFSDCKIQNGAQGIRFIYTREGRPSGEAFVELESEDEVKLALKKDRETMGHRYVEVFKSNNVEMDWVLKHTGPNSPDTANDGFVRLRGLPFGCSKEEIVQFFSGLEIVPNGITLPVDFQGRSTGEAFVQFASQEIAEKALKKHKERIGHRYIEIFKSSRAEVRTHYDPPRKLMAMQRPGPYDRPGAGRGYNSIGRGAGFERMRRGAYGGGYGGYDDYNGYNDGYGFGSDRFGRGMSDHRYGDGGSTFQSTTGHCVHMRGLPYRATENDIYNFFSPLNPVRVHIEIGPDGRVTGEADVEFATHEDAVAAMSKDKANMQHRYVELFLNSTAGASGGAYEHRYVELFLNSTAGASGGAYGSQMMGGMGLSNQSSYGGPASQQLSGGYGGGYGGQSSMSGYDQVLQENSSDFQSNIA